A segment of the Bacillus sp. es.034 genome:
TAGAGCCCCTCTTCGTTTTCCTCATCGTCGATGCTATAACCTTGTTCTTTAAAAATGTCCAATTGCGTTTCTAACTCTCTTCGATTCGTGATGGTATGCTCGGTGATTGGAATCAGTTCCGTCTCATCGAGAATTTGTTCACGTATGCGGGGCGGCATAAATGCAAGGAATGCCTTCCCAAGCCCGGTGCAGTACAGGGGCTTCCTAAGTCCGGGCTGGGCCGTCGTGCGGATGGACCTGTTGTTGTCGATCTTAGCCACATAAAATAATTCTTCTTCAGATAATACTGCCATGAAAACCGTTTCCTGTACTTCTTCCATTAATGAGGTTAAGTATGGGGTACCCACCGTTGAAAGATCGAAGGAATCCATGGCGCATCTTCCGATATGGATGAGCTTCGCCCCGAGCTTATACGTTTTTCCTGAGTCCTGGGAAAGGTAGCCCTCAGTCTCAAGTGTCTTAATGACATTGAACGTACTGCTTTGCGGTGCTGAGAGCAGGTGACTAATTTCCTTTACCGTCAGCCCGTTAGGATAGGCAGCCAGCAGTTCAAAAATATCGAGCACTCTTTTTGCAGATTTTACAGACATTATTCTTCACCTAAAATTCATATATGAGATTTTGATTCACAAATGTGAATTTGTTAATAGAACCCTATCACTTGAAAGCGTTTCAGTCAACTAAAATTATTTTATTCAAATAATTTAAAATTTAAGTTGAAGCGCTTTCAACCTTGTGTTACCATATGGAACAAATAAATCGCATATATGAATATAAATCACATATGTGAATTTCAATAAAAGGAGGATATACAATGAGTGGAGGTACTTTAATACTGATCGCCGCGCTCGGCGTGGCATTATTGCTGTTCCTTGTCATGCGCACGAAGCTTCAGGCGTTTCTGGCATTAATCTTGGTCAGTTATATCATAGGATTGGTGGCAGGATTGAGTCCTGCAGAGGTGTTGAAAGCCGTCCAGGACGGAATGGGAGGCACCGTCGCAGAGATCGCGGTCATCATCGGGATCGGTGCGATGTTCGGTGAAATTTTGAAAGTATCGGGCGGAGCAGAACGGCTTGCCTTGACATTAATGAAGAAATTCGGAGAAAAGAGAGTCAACTGGGCTTTAATGCTGACAGGTTTCATCATTTCGATTCCTGTATTCCTTGATGTAGCATTTGTTATTCTTGTTCCTATTCTATATAGCTTGGCCCGCAAGACAAAAAAATCACTTCTATACTATGGAATCCCGCTTCTCGCAGGTCTTGCCGTCACGCACAGCTTTGTCCCACCAACACCGGGACCGATCGCCGTATCTTCTTTACTCGGAGCCAACATCGGATGGGTCATCCTGTTCGGACTGATTTGCGGTATTCCTGCAGCGATCCTTGCAGGACCAGTATTTGGAACCTATATCTCAAAGAAAATCCACGTCAAGGTTCCTGAAAATATGATTCCCGAAATGGAAGAAAGTAAAGATGTAAAAGAACTGCCGAGCTTTGGTATGATTGCGTCTCTTGTAGGGCTCCCCCTCTTGTTGATCCTTCTTAATACGGTTCTATCAGCTACCCTTGCAGAAGGGAATAA
Coding sequences within it:
- a CDS encoding gluconate:H+ symporter codes for the protein MSGGTLILIAALGVALLLFLVMRTKLQAFLALILVSYIIGLVAGLSPAEVLKAVQDGMGGTVAEIAVIIGIGAMFGEILKVSGGAERLALTLMKKFGEKRVNWALMLTGFIISIPVFLDVAFVILVPILYSLARKTKKSLLYYGIPLLAGLAVTHSFVPPTPGPIAVSSLLGANIGWVILFGLICGIPAAILAGPVFGTYISKKIHVKVPENMIPEMEESKDVKELPSFGMIASLVGLPLLLILLNTVLSATLAEGNNLRTTMSFIGDPGVALTITALLTFYLLGTRRGYTKEEIQTIATKSLEPAGIIILITGAGGVFGQVLVETGVGDVLAETMSNLNVPIIVFAFVVASAVRIAQGSATVAMITTASLISPIIDSLGIGGPMLALLVITIASGATIASHVNDSGFWMVNRFFGLTEKETLKSWTVMETIIAFVGFGVSLLISLFI
- a CDS encoding IclR family transcriptional regulator — its product is MSVKSAKRVLDIFELLAAYPNGLTVKEISHLLSAPQSSTFNVIKTLETEGYLSQDSGKTYKLGAKLIHIGRCAMDSFDLSTVGTPYLTSLMEEVQETVFMAVLSEEELFYVAKIDNNRSIRTTAQPGLRKPLYCTGLGKAFLAFMPPRIREQILDETELIPITEHTITNRRELETQLDIFKEQGYSIDDEENEEGLYCLAAPLFGAAGELVAAISVAGPKQRMLSRKEAIVKSLTETAGKITVNIGGRPKTETRGR